A stretch of Myceligenerans xiligouense DNA encodes these proteins:
- a CDS encoding DUF4396 domain-containing protein — MTTQEHDQHDHGGGHQHGGGHQHDGGHQHGGGDQHGGGDQHGGGDQHGGGDQHGGGDHDGGQHSVHDHAGHEHAGHDHNVHDHASHDHAGHVGESRRHHHDPGQHETAGHGGSLRGMAAGATLHCLTGCAIGEVLGLIIGTAVGLSVAWTMALAITLAFLFGYALSTLPLLKAGLGFWAALRIVLAADTLSIATMEVVDNGVMALIPGAMESGLVNIAFWIAMPIALAVAFAAAYPVNLYLLRRGKGHALTHHYHHGAAPVVGLRRRIPSLSSGVLVAVIASFMLGGLVVATAGTLGGDDSSPHGQPATHQDG; from the coding sequence ATGACGACGCAAGAGCACGATCAGCACGACCACGGCGGCGGTCACCAGCACGGCGGCGGTCACCAGCACGATGGTGGTCACCAGCACGGTGGCGGCGACCAGCACGGTGGCGGCGACCAGCACGGTGGCGGCGACCAGCACGGTGGCGGCGACCAGCACGGTGGCGGCGACCACGACGGTGGTCAGCACAGCGTTCACGACCACGCCGGTCACGAGCATGCTGGTCACGACCACAACGTTCACGACCACGCCAGTCACGACCACGCCGGTCACGTCGGTGAGAGTCGGCGCCACCACCATGACCCCGGTCAGCACGAGACGGCAGGGCACGGGGGCTCGCTGCGCGGGATGGCGGCCGGCGCGACGTTGCACTGCCTCACGGGATGCGCGATCGGTGAGGTCCTCGGCCTGATCATCGGTACCGCGGTGGGGCTGTCGGTCGCCTGGACCATGGCCCTCGCGATCACGCTCGCGTTCCTGTTCGGCTACGCGCTGTCGACCCTGCCGCTCCTCAAGGCCGGGCTCGGGTTCTGGGCCGCGCTGCGCATCGTCCTGGCGGCCGACACGCTGTCGATCGCGACGATGGAGGTCGTCGACAACGGCGTCATGGCGCTCATCCCCGGCGCGATGGAGTCCGGCCTCGTGAACATCGCGTTCTGGATCGCCATGCCGATCGCGCTCGCGGTGGCGTTCGCGGCGGCGTACCCGGTGAACCTGTACCTGCTGAGGCGTGGCAAGGGCCACGCGCTGACCCATCACTACCACCACGGCGCCGCGCCCGTGGTCGGTCTCCGTCGCCGGATCCCCAGCCTGTCCTCGGGAGTGCTCGTCGCGGTCATCGCCAGCTTCATGCTCGGCGGCCTCGTCGTCGCCACGGCCGGCACGCTCGGGGGCGACGACTCCTCCCCGCACGGCCAGCCGGCAACGCACCAGGACGGGTGA